The following are encoded in a window of Telmatobacter sp. DSM 110680 genomic DNA:
- the dnaJ gene encoding molecular chaperone DnaJ, which translates to MSKADYYEVLGVSRDASDQELKSAYRKLALQHHPDRNPGDHAAEEKFKEASEAYQVLSDADKRAAYDRYGHAGISGGGPGGFGGFSGAVDLGDIFGDLFGEMFNVGGGQQRSARQHRGDDLRFDLAIDFEEAIFGTEKEIKIRRLEACETCKGSGSASGRGPSVCPQCHGRGQIRYQQGFFSVARTCSTCSGRGSIISDPCQTCRGETRLTKEIKLTVKVPPGVEEGTRIRYTGEGDVGRGGAQSGDLYVVLAIRKHDFFEREGQNLHCVIPISFPQAALGADIEIAGVDGPVMLKIPEGTQSGKELRLRGKGVPYLNEKGRGDLIVRVVVQIPKKLTRAQRELITELSNSMSVENKPTSPGLLDKMKDLFS; encoded by the coding sequence GTGAGTAAAGCAGATTACTACGAAGTGCTGGGTGTATCGCGCGACGCCAGCGACCAGGAATTGAAGAGCGCGTATCGCAAACTGGCGCTCCAGCATCATCCCGATCGCAATCCGGGAGATCACGCTGCTGAAGAGAAATTCAAGGAAGCCAGCGAGGCTTACCAGGTGTTGAGCGATGCCGACAAGCGGGCGGCCTACGATCGCTACGGTCACGCCGGCATCAGCGGTGGCGGGCCGGGCGGATTTGGCGGGTTCTCCGGCGCTGTTGACCTGGGCGACATCTTCGGCGACCTGTTCGGCGAGATGTTCAACGTGGGCGGCGGGCAGCAGCGGAGTGCGCGCCAACATCGCGGCGACGACCTGCGCTTTGATCTCGCGATCGATTTCGAAGAAGCAATCTTCGGCACAGAAAAAGAGATCAAGATTCGCCGGCTCGAAGCCTGCGAGACATGCAAGGGAAGTGGCAGCGCTTCGGGACGTGGTCCTTCGGTGTGCCCGCAGTGTCACGGGCGCGGACAGATTCGCTACCAGCAAGGATTCTTCTCGGTGGCTCGGACGTGCAGCACCTGTTCGGGTCGCGGATCGATCATCAGCGATCCATGCCAGACGTGTCGTGGCGAGACGCGCTTGACGAAGGAGATTAAACTCACCGTCAAGGTACCGCCAGGTGTCGAAGAGGGAACGCGCATTCGTTATACAGGCGAAGGCGACGTGGGCCGGGGAGGCGCACAGAGCGGCGATCTCTATGTGGTGCTTGCGATTCGCAAGCATGACTTCTTCGAACGTGAAGGACAGAATCTGCACTGCGTGATTCCGATCAGCTTTCCCCAGGCCGCGCTTGGAGCGGATATCGAGATTGCCGGAGTCGACGGTCCAGTGATGTTGAAGATTCCCGAAGGCACACAAAGCGGAAAGGAATTGCGGCTCCGCGGGAAAGGCGTGCCGTATCTGAACGAGAAGGGTCGCGGCGACCTGATCGTCAGGGTAGTTGTACAGATTCCGAAGAAGCTGACCCGCGCGCAACGCGAATTAATTACCGAACTTAGTAATTCGATGTCGGTGGAGAATAAGCCGACATCTCCTGGGTTGCTGGATAAGATGAAAGACCTCTTCAGCTAG
- a CDS encoding UbiA family prenyltransferase, which produces MSQVVAQSESKVKEFKPLCVDLDGTLVKSDTLIDSLLVLARTHPLLLLRLPGQVLRGKAQFKSFVTENVVLDVVHLPYNRTLLRFLQQEHARGRQIYLATGADIRLAERVADHLGVFDGVLGSDGVRNLTGNRKLESLRNRLGGSNFVYVGNDTPDLPLMAGAAESMVANPSRRLNSKLRARGIVPSRAFEERSTLWRSLVKALRPHQWAKNLLIFLPPLLSHSHSIQLLTASFLAFVCFCSTASGTYLVNDLLDIEADRRNAKKRLRPFASGDLAPSSGLIVAALLLGLGFAVAQLLPPTFSYWLLLYLGSTLAYSLYLKRIALVDVLALSGLYTLRLLAGGAATQVRISHWLAGFAIFLFLSLAIVKRFAELENLRLTGSQIKNGRGYLMSDIEQIRTFGTASAFAAVVVFANYISSQDVTVLYHYPQRLWLIVPCMILWLCRVWLLASRGELDEDPVAFALTDAASLVMGAVVAVVVLLAM; this is translated from the coding sequence TTGTCCCAAGTCGTAGCGCAGTCCGAATCGAAGGTTAAAGAATTCAAGCCTCTTTGCGTCGATCTGGACGGAACGCTGGTCAAGTCAGATACCCTGATTGACTCTCTGCTGGTTCTTGCACGCACTCATCCTCTGCTCCTGTTGCGCTTACCCGGACAAGTACTTCGCGGCAAGGCACAATTCAAATCCTTTGTGACCGAAAACGTCGTCCTCGATGTCGTCCATCTTCCCTACAACCGCACGCTGCTGCGGTTCCTGCAACAGGAGCACGCACGCGGCCGGCAAATCTATCTTGCAACCGGCGCGGATATCCGACTAGCAGAGCGCGTTGCCGATCATCTTGGAGTCTTCGATGGTGTTCTAGGAAGCGATGGCGTTCGCAATCTCACGGGAAACAGAAAACTAGAAAGCCTCAGAAATCGCCTTGGCGGAAGCAACTTTGTATACGTAGGCAACGACACACCTGATTTGCCGCTTATGGCTGGAGCTGCCGAGTCCATGGTGGCCAATCCGAGCCGGAGATTGAACTCGAAGCTGCGTGCTCGCGGAATTGTTCCTTCCCGAGCCTTCGAAGAACGAAGCACGCTGTGGCGGTCGCTCGTAAAGGCCCTTCGACCGCATCAGTGGGCTAAGAACCTTCTCATTTTCCTTCCTCCACTTCTTTCTCACAGTCATTCAATCCAATTGCTGACCGCTTCGTTTCTTGCTTTCGTTTGCTTCTGCTCAACCGCGTCCGGCACCTACCTGGTCAACGACCTTCTCGATATTGAGGCCGACCGGCGCAACGCAAAAAAGCGACTACGCCCATTTGCATCCGGCGATCTTGCGCCTTCCAGTGGCCTTATCGTGGCCGCTCTGCTTCTGGGGTTAGGCTTTGCCGTCGCACAACTGCTTCCTCCAACGTTCAGTTACTGGCTTCTTCTTTACCTCGGCTCCACACTTGCTTACTCGCTCTATCTCAAGCGCATTGCGCTTGTGGATGTTCTAGCCCTTTCTGGCTTGTACACTCTGCGATTGCTGGCAGGCGGCGCCGCGACCCAAGTCCGGATTTCGCATTGGCTGGCAGGCTTTGCCATCTTCCTTTTCCTGTCCCTCGCGATCGTGAAACGCTTCGCGGAACTGGAAAATTTGCGGCTCACGGGTTCTCAGATCAAAAATGGCCGCGGCTATCTGATGAGCGATATTGAGCAGATTCGGACTTTCGGGACGGCGAGTGCCTTCGCCGCGGTAGTTGTTTTTGCAAACTACATCAGCAGTCAAGACGTAACGGTCCTCTATCACTACCCGCAGCGATTGTGGCTCATCGTGCCCTGCATGATCCTTTGGCTCTGTCGAGTTTGGCTGCTCGCCTCGCGCGGAGAACTTGACGAAGATCCGGTAGCTTTTGCTCTCACGGATGCAGCCAGCCTTGTCATGGGTGCGGTTGTTGCCGTGGTAGTACTGCTGGCCATGTAG
- a CDS encoding protein kinase, with protein MPVLSIRYGHCFMAWGDIIAQMPLNPRQVIDHYEIVALIGSGGMGEVYRARDTRLNRDVAIKVLPGLSTAEPERLHRFEQEARAAAALNHPNILAVYQMGMHQGAPYLVSELLEGETLRDRLKRGALPVRKVVDYGVQIAKGLAAAHEKGIIHRDLKPENLFLTKDGQAKILDFGLARLTQPRESELVQSAHEVQTVAGMLMGSMGYMSPEQVRGKVADQRSDIFTFCAVLYEMLTGKRAFQKATSIDAMTAILNEEPTPLSQVVPNIPPAIERVVQRGLEKNPEQRFQSASDLGFALEAAVDPAQSMYTSSYRLEPKRAARSRTRVLLLAAGALVILGIIGYLWMRPVPEPQVANYVQLTHDGSQKSLIGTDGSRIFLSVLTSGAEDTATIPIAGGEPTRITLPSPNMSPVDLSPDGASFLVVNGTGYPATGPFWSLPILGDSPRRLGEAAGHVGEWSADGNQLVFGKGQEVYLANGDGTNIRKLTTMKNLVSGISISKDGSRVQVETQEISQSGTSVVVGERSIWEVSASGSSPRPLIPNWQNSNDECCGRWTADGNFFVFQSGGQIWALAGEGRFLQRRAKPVQLTFSPMQLQSPLPSKDGKKLFVVGMTFRGELTSVDVKTGKPSLYLGGISADWIDASRDGKQVVYVSYPQGDLWRCNADGSGRVQLSFSPVKPVLPRWSPDGQTILFFEFPDGPSKPGKIYEIPASGGSPRQLIPDDMQNEQDPTWSADGKQIAFAGDANDALVQSNGPAIKILNVETGKVSPLSGSQGMFSPRWSPDGRYIAAMSSDSRKLMLFDFQTQSWKQIGSGTLSWLNWSRDGQYIFVKDLSGKGSVERIRVPDGKVEQLVDLKDFVLTGLGGGAVSVAPDGSPLLLRDRGTQDVYALDWVQP; from the coding sequence ATGCCTGTCCTGTCAATTCGTTACGGGCACTGCTTCATGGCGTGGGGCGATATAATCGCCCAGATGCCGCTCAACCCACGCCAAGTCATTGATCACTACGAAATCGTTGCGCTGATTGGCTCGGGCGGCATGGGAGAGGTGTACCGGGCGCGAGATACACGGTTGAATCGCGATGTTGCGATCAAAGTTTTGCCGGGTCTGTCGACCGCAGAGCCAGAGCGACTGCACCGATTTGAACAGGAGGCCCGCGCGGCGGCCGCGCTAAATCACCCGAACATTCTCGCGGTTTACCAGATGGGAATGCATCAGGGGGCGCCCTACCTGGTTTCAGAATTGCTGGAAGGCGAGACCTTGCGCGACAGGCTAAAGCGTGGCGCATTGCCCGTTCGAAAGGTCGTCGATTACGGGGTCCAGATTGCAAAGGGGCTCGCAGCAGCACACGAGAAGGGCATCATTCATCGCGACCTGAAACCGGAAAACCTATTCCTTACCAAGGATGGACAAGCGAAGATTTTGGATTTCGGCCTTGCGCGATTGACCCAGCCGCGTGAGTCGGAGCTAGTGCAATCGGCGCATGAAGTGCAAACGGTGGCAGGCATGCTCATGGGTTCCATGGGATACATGTCTCCCGAACAGGTTCGCGGAAAGGTGGCAGACCAGAGGTCCGACATCTTTACATTCTGCGCTGTTCTCTACGAGATGCTGACCGGCAAGCGGGCATTTCAGAAGGCGACCTCCATCGATGCAATGACCGCGATTTTGAATGAAGAGCCGACTCCGTTGTCGCAGGTGGTGCCCAATATTCCGCCTGCAATTGAGAGGGTGGTTCAGCGTGGCCTGGAGAAGAATCCTGAGCAGCGATTCCAGTCGGCATCGGACCTGGGCTTTGCGCTTGAGGCGGCAGTGGATCCGGCGCAGTCGATGTACACTTCCAGCTACAGATTGGAGCCGAAGCGTGCGGCCCGCTCGCGAACTCGCGTTCTCCTGCTGGCTGCCGGAGCATTGGTGATTCTCGGCATCATCGGATATCTGTGGATGCGGCCCGTGCCTGAGCCACAGGTCGCGAACTACGTACAGTTAACCCACGATGGATCGCAGAAGTCGCTGATCGGGACGGACGGCTCGAGAATCTTCCTGAGCGTTCTTACTTCCGGTGCTGAGGATACGGCGACGATACCGATTGCTGGCGGCGAACCGACGCGGATCACTTTACCCTCGCCTAATATGTCCCCCGTGGATCTCTCGCCAGACGGTGCATCCTTCCTTGTCGTGAACGGCACGGGATATCCGGCGACGGGGCCCTTCTGGAGCCTTCCGATTTTGGGCGACTCCCCGCGGAGATTGGGAGAGGCTGCGGGTCACGTCGGTGAATGGTCCGCGGACGGGAATCAGCTCGTGTTTGGGAAAGGACAGGAAGTCTACCTGGCGAACGGAGACGGCACAAACATACGCAAGTTGACCACAATGAAAAATCTGGTGTCCGGGATCTCAATTTCGAAGGACGGATCCCGGGTTCAGGTTGAGACGCAAGAGATTTCTCAAAGTGGTACCAGCGTAGTGGTGGGCGAGCGATCTATCTGGGAGGTTTCTGCGAGTGGTTCGAGTCCGCGTCCCTTGATTCCGAATTGGCAGAACTCCAACGACGAGTGCTGTGGACGATGGACAGCAGACGGAAACTTTTTCGTCTTCCAGTCTGGTGGGCAGATCTGGGCTCTCGCAGGAGAAGGGCGCTTTCTGCAACGAAGAGCGAAGCCAGTCCAGTTGACCTTCAGTCCGATGCAACTGCAGTCGCCACTTCCAAGTAAGGACGGGAAGAAACTGTTCGTTGTGGGAATGACCTTCCGAGGCGAACTAACATCGGTGGATGTGAAAACGGGGAAGCCTTCGCTCTACCTTGGTGGAATATCGGCGGATTGGATTGACGCGTCCCGAGACGGCAAGCAGGTTGTGTATGTGTCTTATCCGCAAGGCGACCTCTGGAGGTGCAATGCGGACGGAAGCGGACGGGTGCAATTGAGCTTCAGTCCCGTAAAGCCGGTTTTGCCGCGGTGGTCGCCGGATGGCCAGACGATTCTCTTCTTCGAATTTCCCGATGGACCCAGCAAGCCTGGAAAGATATACGAAATTCCTGCTTCGGGAGGCAGTCCGCGCCAACTGATTCCGGACGATATGCAGAATGAGCAGGACCCGACTTGGTCGGCGGATGGCAAGCAGATAGCGTTCGCTGGCGACGCCAATGACGCGCTCGTGCAAAGCAATGGTCCCGCGATCAAAATTCTGAACGTGGAGACCGGGAAAGTCTCGCCACTCTCTGGGTCGCAAGGGATGTTTTCGCCGCGTTGGTCTCCGGATGGCCGCTACATCGCAGCCATGAGCAGTGATTCACGCAAACTGATGCTTTTTGATTTTCAGACACAGAGCTGGAAACAAATCGGAAGCGGGACGCTTAGCTGGCTAAACTGGTCGCGCGACGGACAGTACATCTTCGTGAAAGATCTGTCCGGCAAAGGCTCGGTGGAGCGGATTAGAGTACCCGACGGAAAAGTGGAGCAGCTAGTAGACCTGAAGGATTTTGTGCTGACGGGGCTTGGCGGGGGGGCGGTTTCGGTGGCCCCTGATGGTTCGCCGCTACTGCTGCGCGACCGGGGTACGCAAGACGTTTACGCGCTGGACTGGGTCCAGCCGTAG
- a CDS encoding MarR family transcriptional regulator — MSKTREYAGAVSDLRTHVGFWLRFVSNHVSHAFARKLLLSRVTVAEWVVMREMFDDEETSPGILADRIGITRGGVSKLVDRLVSKELVMRRERADDRRFQSIALTAAGRRLLPQLAALADQNDEEFFHPLTAKERAVLVATMKKLVQAHGLQTVPTE; from the coding sequence ATGAGCAAGACAAGAGAGTATGCCGGGGCGGTAAGTGATCTGAGAACGCACGTTGGATTCTGGCTGCGTTTTGTCTCGAATCACGTTTCACATGCATTTGCTCGCAAGCTGCTGCTCAGCAGGGTCACCGTGGCGGAGTGGGTGGTAATGCGGGAGATGTTTGACGATGAGGAGACTTCGCCTGGCATTCTTGCCGATCGGATCGGGATTACACGCGGGGGAGTATCGAAGCTGGTGGACCGGCTGGTGAGCAAGGAACTGGTGATGCGGCGGGAGCGCGCTGATGACCGGCGGTTCCAGTCGATCGCTCTTACGGCCGCGGGACGGCGTCTGCTTCCGCAACTCGCTGCCCTGGCAGACCAAAACGATGAGGAGTTCTTTCATCCGCTCACCGCGAAGGAGCGCGCAGTCCTGGTAGCCACGATGAAAAAGCTGGTACAGGCGCATGGTCTGCAGACAGTACCAACGGAATAG
- a CDS encoding DUF1398 family protein, translated as MSKLAIHETAIATQQGKMTFPQVVQALLEAGVESYLVDFAAAQKTHYLADGTTVTVPMILEPGSIAPEFDDGALVAAIRGAQSDTVRYPDFVKRSTAAGVIGYWAFLTGRKVIYFGRKGEQHIEEFPKPKA; from the coding sequence ATGAGCAAGCTGGCGATTCATGAAACAGCGATCGCAACACAGCAGGGAAAGATGACCTTTCCCCAGGTCGTACAGGCGTTGCTGGAGGCAGGTGTGGAGTCGTATCTGGTGGATTTCGCGGCAGCGCAAAAGACACACTACCTCGCAGACGGAACGACGGTGACGGTGCCGATGATCCTGGAGCCGGGGTCGATTGCACCAGAGTTTGACGACGGCGCGCTAGTGGCGGCGATTCGCGGGGCGCAGTCCGACACGGTGCGCTACCCCGACTTTGTGAAGCGGTCGACGGCGGCGGGTGTAATCGGATACTGGGCGTTCCTGACCGGCAGGAAGGTGATCTATTTTGGCCGGAAGGGCGAACAGCATATTGAAGAGTTCCCCAAACCGAAGGCGTAG
- the rho gene encoding transcription termination factor Rho, producing the protein MTIAELKEKNITELSRIARTLEIPGASGLRKQDLIFKILQAQSEKEGHIFAEGVLEILPDGYGFLRSPDYNYLPGPDDIYVSPSQIRKFDLKTGDSISGNVRPPHEGEKYFALVKIEAINFESPEETRNKILFDNLTPLYPQERIKLETVREAVSGRVMDLLTPVGKGQRGLIVAPPRTGKTMLLQSLANSITANQPEVVLIVLLIDERPEEVTDMQRSVKGEVISSTFDEPAARHVQVAEMVIEKAKRLVEHKRDVVILLDSITRLARAYNTIVPPSGKVLSGGVDSNALQRPKRFFGAARNIEEGGSLTIIATALVDTGSRMDEVIFEEFKGTGNMEIILDRKLVDKRVFPAIDIQRSGTRKEELLIPKEDLQRIWILRKVLNPLSPVEAMELLISRLEKVRNNAEFLANMNQL; encoded by the coding sequence ATGACGATCGCCGAACTCAAAGAAAAAAACATCACTGAACTGAGCCGTATTGCGCGCACCCTGGAAATCCCGGGCGCCAGCGGCCTCCGCAAGCAGGACCTGATTTTCAAGATTCTTCAGGCCCAGAGCGAAAAAGAAGGCCACATCTTTGCTGAAGGTGTGCTCGAGATTCTGCCCGATGGCTACGGATTTCTTCGCTCGCCCGACTACAACTATCTGCCCGGTCCCGACGACATTTATGTCTCGCCTTCGCAGATTCGCAAATTCGACCTGAAAACCGGCGACTCCATCAGCGGCAATGTACGGCCGCCCCACGAGGGTGAGAAATATTTCGCCCTGGTCAAGATCGAAGCCATCAACTTCGAGTCACCTGAAGAGACGCGCAACAAGATTCTCTTCGATAACCTGACTCCCCTCTATCCGCAGGAACGCATCAAGCTTGAGACCGTTCGCGAAGCCGTCAGCGGCCGCGTTATGGACTTGCTCACTCCCGTAGGAAAAGGACAGCGTGGTCTCATCGTCGCTCCGCCGCGTACCGGCAAGACGATGCTGCTGCAGTCGCTCGCCAACTCCATCACCGCCAATCAGCCGGAAGTAGTCCTCATCGTCCTGCTCATCGACGAGCGCCCCGAAGAAGTCACCGACATGCAGCGGTCCGTAAAGGGCGAAGTCATCAGCTCCACCTTCGACGAGCCGGCAGCCCGCCACGTACAGGTCGCCGAAATGGTCATCGAGAAGGCCAAGCGCCTTGTCGAGCACAAGCGTGACGTCGTCATCCTTCTTGACTCGATTACGCGTCTCGCTCGCGCTTACAACACCATCGTTCCTCCGTCGGGCAAGGTACTCTCCGGCGGCGTCGATTCCAATGCCCTGCAGCGTCCGAAACGCTTCTTTGGTGCCGCGCGCAACATTGAAGAAGGCGGGTCTTTGACGATTATTGCCACCGCCCTCGTTGATACCGGGTCGCGCATGGACGAAGTCATCTTCGAAGAGTTCAAGGGCACCGGCAACATGGAAATCATCCTTGACCGCAAGCTCGTCGACAAGCGCGTCTTCCCGGCGATCGATATCCAACGTTCCGGAACGCGTAAAGAAGAGTTGCTCATTCCCAAGGAAGATCTACAACGTATCTGGATCCTGCGCAAGGTGCTCAACCCGTTGTCGCCCGTCGAAGCGATGGAATTGCTCATCAGCCGCCTCGAAAAGGTCCGAAACAATGCCGAGTTCCTCGCCAACATGAACCAGTTGTAG
- a CDS encoding DNA-directed RNA polymerase subunit omega codes for MRSDLVFGALSHVSNRYQLCQLASKATRKLHKPTTRLQDTTNEVLVRFHYTNPGTLSQVSAPAAARPIETRRAA; via the coding sequence ATGCGTTCTGATTTGGTTTTTGGGGCACTTTCTCACGTGTCCAATCGCTACCAGCTCTGCCAACTGGCGAGCAAAGCTACCCGGAAGCTGCATAAGCCGACTACTCGGTTGCAGGACACCACGAATGAGGTCCTCGTCCGCTTCCATTACACTAACCCCGGAACATTGTCGCAGGTCAGCGCACCGGCGGCAGCCCGGCCAATAGAGACGCGGCGCGCGGCTTAA
- a CDS encoding YifB family Mg chelatase-like AAA ATPase: MLFKALSAAVYGIDANLIDVEVDYSGVVAEKDVFHTVGLPDAAVRESRDRVRAAIKNSGYTIPPTFITINLAPADLKKEGSGFDLPIAIGILGAYGALRVDNVERFLLVGELGLDGSVRAVPGMLPVAILAREKNIPNLILPAANAAEAAVVEGVNVYPVASLLDVIDLLNSTVVGQVQREPFRVKTEELLGELQHFALDFKDVRGQQTAKRALEISAAGSHNILMIGPPGSGKTMLAKRLPSILAPLTFEEALETTKIHSVAGVLDASAGLVTQRPFRSPHHTISDAGLIGGGIVPRPGEVSLAHNGLLFLDELPEFPRNVLEVMRQPLEDHSVTIARASMSLSFPARFMLAAAMNPCPCGYFNDKSRECMCTPPMIQRYVAKISGPLLDRIDIHIEVPAVQYKELRGGAAAEGSAEIRSRVMAARERQRARFRKSGDKIFSNAQMSTRQVRSHCELGPDAERLLERAMQQQGLTARAHDRILKVARTVADLEGAENLAVSHLAEAIQYRTLDRSYWA; the protein is encoded by the coding sequence ATGCTATTTAAAGCCCTTAGTGCAGCTGTATATGGAATAGACGCTAACTTAATCGACGTAGAAGTTGATTACAGCGGCGTAGTCGCAGAGAAAGATGTCTTTCATACCGTTGGTCTACCCGACGCAGCGGTTCGTGAGAGTCGCGACCGCGTGCGCGCTGCCATTAAGAATTCGGGCTACACCATTCCTCCAACGTTCATCACCATCAACCTCGCTCCCGCCGATCTTAAGAAGGAAGGCTCCGGCTTTGACCTTCCTATCGCCATCGGAATTCTTGGGGCCTACGGTGCTTTACGCGTTGATAACGTTGAGCGCTTTCTCCTGGTTGGCGAGTTAGGACTAGATGGCAGCGTGCGTGCGGTCCCAGGTATGCTGCCGGTGGCCATCCTCGCGCGAGAGAAAAACATCCCCAACTTGATTCTTCCGGCAGCCAACGCAGCCGAAGCTGCAGTTGTTGAGGGCGTCAACGTATACCCCGTCGCCTCACTTCTTGACGTTATCGATCTGCTCAACTCCACAGTCGTTGGCCAGGTGCAGCGCGAGCCATTCCGAGTAAAGACCGAAGAGTTGCTCGGCGAGCTACAGCATTTCGCTCTCGATTTTAAAGATGTTCGTGGCCAACAGACCGCCAAGCGCGCTCTTGAAATCTCCGCCGCCGGAAGCCATAACATTCTCATGATCGGCCCTCCAGGGTCCGGCAAGACGATGCTCGCTAAACGTTTGCCTTCGATCCTCGCTCCTCTCACTTTTGAAGAAGCATTGGAGACCACCAAGATTCATTCCGTTGCCGGTGTTCTCGACGCCTCTGCTGGACTTGTAACGCAACGGCCTTTCCGGTCGCCGCACCACACCATCTCCGATGCCGGATTGATCGGTGGCGGTATTGTTCCGCGTCCCGGTGAAGTCTCTCTTGCTCACAATGGCCTCCTCTTCCTCGATGAACTGCCGGAATTCCCGCGTAATGTCCTCGAGGTGATGCGCCAGCCGCTTGAAGACCATAGCGTCACGATTGCCCGCGCCTCCATGTCTCTCAGTTTTCCTGCGCGGTTCATGCTGGCGGCCGCTATGAACCCCTGTCCCTGCGGATACTTCAATGACAAATCGCGCGAATGCATGTGCACGCCCCCCATGATTCAGCGTTATGTCGCAAAGATCTCCGGCCCCCTGCTCGATCGCATCGATATCCATATAGAGGTTCCAGCAGTTCAATATAAGGAGCTGCGTGGCGGAGCGGCTGCCGAAGGTTCTGCCGAAATCCGGTCTCGGGTCATGGCAGCACGTGAAAGGCAAAGAGCCCGCTTCAGGAAGTCCGGGGACAAAATCTTCTCCAATGCCCAGATGTCAACGCGACAGGTTCGTTCCCACTGCGAACTTGGGCCCGATGCCGAACGGCTCCTTGAGCGTGCTATGCAACAGCAGGGCCTGACCGCCCGCGCGCATGACCGCATCCTGAAAGTTGCGCGCACCGTCGCAGATCTCGAAGGGGCTGAGAATCTCGCTGTATCCCATCTCGCCGAGGCCATTCAGTATCGAACGCTGGACCGCAGCTATTGGGCCTGA
- a CDS encoding manganese catalase family protein, giving the protein MYHHIKKLMYTVNVGTPDVAFGNMLLEQFGGANGELAAAMQYTIQGWNCVDDLARRDLLLDIGTEELSHLEIVGALIRMHLKPMKEKREAAEADPLVCIAGGGGLALINSMGNAWTGDYLKITGELDVDLRSNIAAEARAKIVYERLINHTDDPGTVDALQFLMTREITHMKAFSAALESLEKPPFSIGRLAVTPVLVDEYFNASTGDGDEGESDMRGPWHTSFGLHPVESQMNGGDGLSIGSVDGVAGFEARGKQDSGQKATTATKVKTVDSKSVPDSKDVAQTGRQATMANEPVSSR; this is encoded by the coding sequence ATGTATCACCACATAAAGAAACTCATGTATACGGTCAACGTTGGAACGCCGGACGTGGCCTTCGGCAATATGCTGCTTGAACAATTTGGCGGCGCAAATGGCGAACTGGCCGCCGCCATGCAATACACCATTCAAGGTTGGAACTGCGTTGATGATCTGGCACGCCGCGACCTTTTGCTTGATATCGGCACCGAAGAACTCAGCCATCTTGAAATCGTGGGCGCACTCATTCGCATGCACTTGAAGCCAATGAAAGAAAAACGCGAAGCCGCGGAAGCTGATCCGCTGGTGTGTATCGCCGGAGGAGGCGGCCTCGCTCTCATCAATTCCATGGGCAATGCCTGGACTGGTGACTATCTCAAGATCACGGGCGAACTGGACGTCGACCTGCGCAGCAACATCGCCGCAGAGGCCCGCGCCAAGATCGTCTACGAACGACTAATCAACCACACCGACGATCCCGGCACTGTCGACGCACTCCAATTCCTCATGACCCGCGAGATCACGCATATGAAAGCATTTTCTGCAGCGCTCGAGTCTCTTGAGAAGCCCCCATTCTCTATCGGACGGCTCGCCGTAACGCCCGTCCTCGTCGATGAGTATTTCAATGCCTCCACCGGAGACGGGGATGAAGGCGAATCGGATATGCGCGGCCCTTGGCATACCTCGTTCGGCTTACATCCCGTCGAATCACAGATGAACGGGGGAGATGGTCTCTCAATTGGCTCGGTGGACGGAGTGGCAGGATTCGAGGCGCGCGGCAAGCAAGACTCCGGACAGAAAGCTACGACTGCAACCAAGGTCAAAACCGTCGACAGCAAATCCGTACCCGACAGCAAAGACGTTGCACAGACCGGACGTCAGGCGACCATGGCCAACGAGCCAGTTTCATCGCGATGA